A genomic window from Paraburkholderia phytofirmans OLGA172 includes:
- a CDS encoding SRPBCC family protein yields MRTVEYRFSTIWRIDAPVQKVWAAIQDSARWPEWWNSVERVDQLEAGSDQGVGVVQRYTWKGWLPYRLVFDMRVTRVDPLVALEGEASGDVEGAGRWSFSTDGRNLTVVRYDWCVRTNRAWMNALAPLLRPVFQWNHDAVMREGGAALARRLDARLLGIEHG; encoded by the coding sequence TTGCGGACAGTCGAATACCGCTTTTCCACCATTTGGCGCATTGATGCGCCGGTGCAGAAAGTTTGGGCGGCAATCCAGGATTCGGCGCGCTGGCCCGAGTGGTGGAATAGCGTCGAGCGCGTGGACCAGCTAGAGGCCGGTTCTGATCAAGGCGTGGGCGTCGTACAGCGCTATACATGGAAAGGCTGGTTGCCCTATCGCCTGGTGTTCGATATGCGGGTGACACGCGTCGACCCGTTGGTCGCGCTAGAGGGGGAAGCCAGCGGCGACGTCGAAGGCGCCGGCCGGTGGAGCTTCTCGACGGACGGACGCAACCTTACCGTGGTCCGCTATGACTGGTGCGTGCGTACGAACCGCGCATGGATGAATGCATTGGCACCGTTGTTGCGGCCGGTTTTCCAATGGAACCACGATGCGGTGATGCGCGAAGGCGGCGCGGCGCTAGCGCGGCGGCTGGACGCGCGGCTCCTTGGCATAGAGCATGGATGA
- a CDS encoding MFS transporter encodes MISDLEARVSRKLMLRIIPFVMLLYFVSFLDRVNVGFAAMTMNKAIGLSPTAFGLGGGLFFIGYFLFEVPSNLILHRVGARLWIARVMVTWGIVSAASAFVVGPNSFYALRFVLGVAEAGFFPGIILYLSLWFPGRQRAVAAAWFMAAAPISTAIGSPISGAIMKLPPIAGLADWQMLYILEAVPAIILGFVVLKYMTDTPSKAHWMKPEEREWLIAKLKGEANARESHAGHTAGALSALRDPRVLALSLIYFGTSAGLYTLGLWAPLIIRQYGFGSFETGLIAGIPSVLAVIAMILWAKHSDLTEERTWHVVIPCVVACLGFVLVGQATTALTVILALVIVNIGISAAKAPLWAMPSMFLSGAGAAAGIAMINSVGNLGGFVGPFVIGWLKNVTGSYSAGLYVVAGTLAVSAVVTLMLSRRAQQTHAPAGERHGH; translated from the coding sequence ATGATTTCCGATCTCGAAGCCCGGGTTTCCCGGAAGCTCATGCTGCGGATAATTCCGTTTGTCATGCTGCTGTATTTCGTCAGCTTTCTGGACCGCGTCAACGTAGGATTTGCCGCGATGACAATGAACAAGGCCATCGGACTCTCGCCGACGGCGTTTGGTCTGGGTGGCGGACTGTTCTTTATCGGCTACTTCCTGTTCGAGGTGCCGTCGAACCTGATTCTTCACCGCGTCGGCGCGCGCTTGTGGATCGCACGAGTCATGGTGACATGGGGCATCGTCTCGGCAGCCTCGGCTTTCGTGGTCGGGCCGAACAGCTTCTATGCGCTTCGCTTTGTGCTTGGCGTCGCGGAAGCCGGCTTCTTCCCTGGCATCATCCTGTACCTGAGCTTGTGGTTCCCGGGCCGCCAGCGAGCGGTGGCGGCGGCATGGTTCATGGCAGCGGCCCCCATCTCCACGGCGATCGGCTCACCGATCTCGGGCGCGATCATGAAGCTCCCGCCAATCGCCGGACTGGCTGACTGGCAGATGCTGTACATCCTCGAAGCCGTGCCCGCAATCATTCTTGGTTTTGTGGTCCTGAAGTACATGACGGACACGCCGTCGAAAGCACACTGGATGAAACCCGAAGAACGCGAGTGGCTGATTGCGAAGCTGAAGGGCGAAGCTAACGCACGGGAATCGCACGCTGGACATACTGCCGGGGCGCTGAGTGCTTTGCGCGATCCCCGTGTTCTGGCGCTCTCCCTGATTTACTTCGGCACTTCGGCGGGCCTCTACACACTCGGCCTGTGGGCTCCGCTGATCATCCGTCAGTATGGATTCGGCTCGTTCGAGACCGGCCTCATCGCAGGCATTCCCAGCGTGCTGGCCGTTATCGCGATGATCCTGTGGGCCAAACACTCCGATCTCACCGAAGAACGCACGTGGCACGTGGTGATTCCGTGTGTCGTCGCGTGCCTGGGTTTTGTCCTTGTCGGCCAAGCCACCACGGCATTAACGGTCATTCTGGCACTTGTCATTGTCAACATCGGCATCAGCGCCGCAAAAGCGCCGCTGTGGGCCATGCCGAGCATGTTTCTTTCCGGCGCGGGAGCGGCTGCGGGCATCGCCATGATCAACTCGGTGGGCAACCTGGGCGGCTTCGTCGGCCCGTTTGTGATAGGTTGGCTGAAGAATGTGACGGGGAGTTATTCGGCCGGGCTGTATGTCGTCGCCGGAACATTGGCGGTGTCTGCCGTCGTGACGTTGATGCTGAGTCGGCGAGCCCAGCAAACACACGCACCGGCTGGCGAGCGGCACGGGCACTGA
- a CDS encoding tartrate dehydrogenase, giving the protein MKTYRIATIPGDGIGKEVVPAGAQVLEALAKTTKSFAFEFENFDWGGDYYRKHGVMMPEDGLDSIRDKDAILFGSAGDPDIPDHITLWGLRLKICQGFDQYANVRPTRILPGIDGPLKRCKPEDLNWVIVRENSEGEYSGVGGRVHQGHPIEAATDVSILTRAGVERIMRFAFRLAQSRPRKLLTVITKSNAQRHAMVMWDEIALEISKEFPDVKWDKELVDASTARMINRPATLDTIVATNLHADILSDLAAALAGSLGIAPTGNIDPERRFPSMFEPIHGSAFDIMGKGLANPVGTFWSVVMLLEHLGEVDAAKRVMQAVEAVTADTSLHTRDLGGTATTAQVTAAVCALIEAGRR; this is encoded by the coding sequence ATGAAAACCTATCGCATCGCAACCATCCCTGGCGACGGCATCGGCAAGGAAGTCGTACCGGCTGGCGCACAGGTCCTCGAAGCGCTCGCAAAGACCACGAAGTCGTTCGCGTTCGAGTTTGAAAACTTCGATTGGGGCGGCGACTATTACCGCAAACATGGCGTCATGATGCCCGAAGACGGCCTCGACTCCATCCGCGACAAGGACGCGATCCTGTTCGGCTCGGCAGGCGACCCGGACATTCCGGATCACATCACGCTCTGGGGCCTGCGCCTGAAGATCTGCCAGGGCTTTGACCAATATGCCAACGTCCGGCCGACCCGCATTCTGCCGGGCATCGACGGGCCGCTGAAGCGCTGCAAACCGGAAGATCTGAACTGGGTCATCGTCCGTGAAAATTCAGAAGGCGAATATTCGGGCGTGGGCGGTCGGGTCCACCAGGGACATCCGATCGAGGCGGCAACGGACGTGTCGATCCTGACCCGCGCCGGCGTCGAGCGGATCATGCGTTTCGCGTTCCGTCTCGCTCAATCCCGCCCCCGCAAGTTGCTGACGGTGATCACCAAGAGCAACGCTCAACGTCACGCGATGGTGATGTGGGATGAGATCGCGCTGGAAATTTCAAAGGAATTCCCGGACGTCAAATGGGACAAGGAACTGGTGGACGCGTCGACCGCCCGCATGATCAATCGTCCCGCGACGCTCGACACGATCGTCGCCACCAACCTGCACGCGGATATTCTCAGCGATCTGGCCGCCGCACTCGCGGGCAGCCTCGGCATCGCGCCGACGGGCAACATCGATCCCGAGCGGCGCTTCCCTTCCATGTTCGAGCCGATCCACGGCTCCGCGTTCGACATCATGGGCAAGGGCCTCGCCAACCCGGTCGGCACCTTCTGGTCAGTCGTCATGCTGCTCGAGCACCTCGGCGAAGTGGACGCCGCCAAGCGAGTCATGCAGGCAGTCGAAGCGGTCACCGCCGATACGTCACTGCACACACGTGATCTCGGCGGCACGGCAACGACCGCACAGGTGACGGCCGCTGTTTGTGCGCTGATCGAAGCGGGCCGACGCTGA
- a CDS encoding molybdopterin-dependent oxidoreductase, whose amino-acid sequence MKYTVNGELFVAEPDPGQCLRTLLRDFGMLGVKKGCDAGDCGACTVWLDGEPVHSCLMPAFRGAGRQITTIEGLARHGELHPLQQAFLDAQAFQCGFCTAGMIMTSASLDADRRQDLPNALKGNLCRCTGYRSIDDALHGRKSAVEDVAGEACGASLQNPFGHDIVTGQARYTMDVVIEGLLHLKVVRSPHAHARVLKIDRTKALAVPGVVEVFTWEDVPRRLFSTATHEDHLVDPDDTYVLDNVVRFVGQRVAAVVAETEAAADNACRLIEIEYETLTAVFDPVLAMAPDAPLLHDKGQAAQGNIYVDIHGEVGSVEEGFAAADAIHEKTYSTSRVQHVHLETHGSIAWRGEDGRLHVRTSSQAPFIAHQKLCHIFGLRPAQVHVFTERVGGGFGGKQEMLSEDLCVLATLKTGRPVKWEFTREEQFIAASTRHQMTSHVKLGATRDGLLTALQVKVISNTGAYGGHGGETLAAALGSPLAAYRCANKKADGYAVYTNMVPGGGFRGYGASQTTFAIECAIDELAEQLGLSPFEIRRRNMVGPTDWIESVWKDVADVEFGSYGLDQCMDLVECALAAEGGLPKPAGDEWVEGVGVALAMLDCGPPTEHRSGAVMSLLADGTYHLAVGSTEMGNGSVTSHRQLAAAVVGTRADAIAIINADTDRTPYDSGTFASTGTVVAGKAVTLAAAALRDNITDYAAQHTGVPASDWRLEGTHLVAGGQRLALTDLHAAGTRDGHRFEAKRKAYLSPRTTAFNVQGFRVAVHLITGEIRILRSVHAADIGRPINPMQCRGQIDGALAMGIGWALTENMVHDSSGHIVNAALRNYRIPAFADIPRTEIFFADTYDRIGPLGAKSQGECAINPVAPALSNAVKNATGVRFTALPMTPDHIFDRLVPVLTPLFERG is encoded by the coding sequence ATGAAATATACGGTCAATGGCGAGCTTTTCGTAGCCGAGCCGGATCCCGGCCAATGCCTGCGCACCTTGCTGCGTGATTTCGGCATGCTGGGGGTGAAGAAGGGGTGCGACGCTGGCGATTGCGGTGCTTGCACCGTGTGGCTGGACGGTGAGCCTGTGCATAGCTGCCTGATGCCCGCATTTCGCGGCGCAGGCCGTCAGATCACGACGATCGAAGGGCTGGCGAGGCACGGCGAGCTGCACCCGTTGCAGCAGGCGTTTCTCGATGCACAGGCATTCCAGTGCGGCTTCTGCACGGCGGGCATGATAATGACAAGCGCGTCGCTCGACGCGGACCGCCGCCAGGATCTACCGAACGCACTCAAAGGCAATCTGTGCCGATGTACGGGCTATCGCAGCATCGACGACGCACTGCATGGCCGAAAATCCGCGGTGGAAGATGTGGCGGGAGAGGCGTGCGGCGCGAGCCTGCAAAACCCGTTCGGCCACGACATCGTGACAGGCCAGGCACGCTATACGATGGACGTGGTAATCGAAGGCCTGCTGCATCTGAAAGTGGTGCGCTCGCCGCATGCCCATGCCCGCGTCCTCAAGATAGACCGCACGAAGGCGCTGGCCGTGCCCGGCGTGGTCGAGGTCTTTACCTGGGAAGACGTACCACGCCGGTTGTTCAGTACTGCAACTCATGAAGATCACCTGGTCGACCCGGACGACACCTACGTGCTGGACAATGTCGTGCGTTTTGTCGGCCAGCGGGTGGCAGCCGTGGTTGCCGAGACCGAAGCTGCCGCGGACAATGCCTGCCGCCTGATCGAGATCGAGTACGAAACGCTGACGGCGGTGTTCGATCCGGTCCTCGCCATGGCGCCAGACGCGCCGCTCCTTCATGACAAGGGGCAGGCCGCGCAAGGCAATATCTATGTCGATATTCACGGCGAGGTGGGCAGCGTCGAAGAGGGCTTTGCCGCGGCCGATGCAATCCACGAGAAGACCTATTCGACGTCGCGGGTCCAGCACGTCCATCTGGAAACGCATGGTTCGATCGCCTGGCGTGGCGAGGATGGCCGGTTGCATGTGCGTACCAGCTCACAGGCGCCTTTCATCGCGCACCAGAAGCTCTGCCACATCTTCGGGCTCAGGCCGGCTCAGGTGCATGTCTTCACGGAGCGGGTCGGCGGCGGCTTCGGCGGCAAGCAGGAAATGCTGTCGGAAGATCTGTGCGTGCTCGCGACGCTCAAGACCGGGCGGCCGGTCAAGTGGGAATTCACCCGCGAGGAACAGTTCATCGCCGCGTCCACGCGCCATCAGATGACGTCCCACGTCAAGCTCGGCGCGACTCGCGATGGCCTTCTCACCGCGTTGCAGGTCAAGGTGATCTCCAACACCGGCGCGTATGGCGGACACGGCGGCGAGACGCTGGCCGCCGCGCTGGGTAGCCCGCTGGCCGCGTACCGTTGCGCCAACAAGAAAGCCGACGGCTATGCGGTCTACACCAACATGGTGCCGGGCGGCGGCTTTCGTGGTTACGGCGCCTCACAGACGACCTTTGCAATCGAATGTGCGATCGACGAACTGGCCGAGCAGCTTGGTTTGAGCCCGTTCGAGATTCGCCGGCGCAACATGGTTGGCCCCACGGACTGGATCGAGTCGGTCTGGAAGGACGTGGCCGATGTCGAGTTCGGCAGCTATGGGCTCGATCAGTGCATGGATCTGGTCGAATGCGCGCTAGCCGCCGAAGGCGGTTTGCCCAAGCCGGCCGGTGACGAGTGGGTCGAGGGCGTCGGCGTCGCCCTTGCCATGCTCGATTGCGGGCCGCCCACCGAACATCGGTCTGGCGCCGTCATGTCGCTCCTGGCCGACGGTACCTATCACCTCGCCGTGGGCTCGACGGAGATGGGTAACGGTTCCGTGACCTCTCACCGGCAGCTTGCAGCCGCGGTGGTTGGCACGCGAGCTGATGCGATCGCGATCATCAATGCCGATACGGATCGGACACCGTACGACAGTGGCACGTTTGCCAGTACCGGCACCGTAGTGGCGGGTAAGGCGGTGACGCTCGCCGCGGCCGCACTACGCGATAACATCACAGATTACGCGGCCCAACATACCGGTGTGCCCGCCTCGGACTGGCGGCTGGAGGGCACTCACCTGGTAGCAGGCGGACAACGCCTCGCGCTGACTGATCTGCATGCCGCCGGAACACGTGACGGGCATCGTTTCGAGGCCAAACGCAAGGCTTATCTTTCGCCGCGGACCACCGCCTTTAACGTGCAGGGTTTTCGCGTTGCGGTACACCTGATTACCGGAGAGATCCGGATTCTGCGCAGCGTGCATGCGGCGGATATCGGGCGGCCGATCAATCCGATGCAGTGCCGTGGCCAGATCGACGGCGCCCTCGCGATGGGGATCGGCTGGGCCTTAACAGAGAACATGGTGCACGACTCAAGCGGCCATATCGTGAATGCGGCGCTGCGCAATTATCGGATACCGGCTTTTGCCGACATCCCCCGCACCGAGATATTCTTCGCCGACACTTACGACAGAATCGGACCATTGGGCGCCAAATCGCAAGGCGAGTGCGCGATCAACCCGGTGGCACCAGCGCTCTCGAACGCCGTCAAGAATGCAACCGGAGTGCGGTTCACTGCGCTACCCATGACACCCGACCATATCTTCGACCGTCTCGTACCCGTCCTTACACCCTTGTTCGAGCGAGGCTGA
- a CDS encoding antibiotic biosynthesis monooxygenase, producing MNEDRKTGNRSNDSMTTEGGATIVTQTRPLAGHEEAFKRWQDAMGAVIATWEGFIEQEVILPRPPAQIDWVILQRFVSSDAAASWLRSAQRLSLVDSIQPILAGNDDIHLVRDGASGVLPAPVSVVISTRVKPGEEIAYRRWEQRIAAVQSRAAGFQGYRLEPPVPGVQDDWLAIVRFDSEANLQIWLNSPERLELLSDSDCFTEHLDTRIVRSGFDQWFSVGKRDAAPVPVWKQNMIVLSLLYPVVFLFGLLVQTPLLIKRIGMPFWLALFVGNVVSVVLLNWLVPWACKRLSWWLQPAVQKSMGNHVLGAGIVVGIYAVSLLVCSWL from the coding sequence GTGAATGAAGATCGCAAGACCGGCAACCGCAGCAACGACAGCATGACCACCGAGGGTGGCGCGACTATCGTCACGCAAACCCGTCCGCTGGCCGGGCACGAAGAGGCCTTTAAGCGTTGGCAGGATGCGATGGGAGCGGTGATCGCCACGTGGGAGGGCTTTATAGAACAGGAGGTCATACTGCCGAGACCGCCTGCCCAGATCGACTGGGTGATCCTCCAGCGCTTTGTATCGTCGGACGCGGCCGCCAGTTGGCTGCGCTCGGCGCAACGGCTCAGCCTGGTCGACAGCATTCAGCCGATCCTCGCCGGCAACGACGATATTCATCTGGTCAGGGACGGCGCGTCGGGCGTGTTGCCCGCGCCGGTTTCCGTGGTGATCTCGACCCGGGTCAAGCCCGGCGAGGAAATCGCTTATCGGCGCTGGGAACAGCGCATCGCCGCAGTCCAGTCTCGCGCTGCCGGCTTTCAGGGCTACCGGTTGGAGCCGCCCGTCCCGGGCGTGCAGGACGACTGGCTGGCAATCGTTCGCTTCGACTCGGAAGCCAATCTGCAGATCTGGCTGAACTCACCCGAGCGGCTCGAGCTGTTGAGTGACTCGGATTGCTTTACTGAGCACCTGGATACACGCATCGTTCGCAGCGGCTTCGATCAATGGTTTTCGGTGGGCAAGCGGGATGCGGCGCCAGTACCGGTCTGGAAGCAAAACATGATCGTGCTGAGCCTGCTGTATCCAGTAGTGTTCCTGTTCGGATTGCTGGTGCAGACGCCGTTGTTGATCAAGCGTATCGGCATGCCGTTCTGGCTGGCGCTATTTGTGGGAAACGTTGTTAGCGTGGTGTTGCTGAACTGGCTGGTACCGTGGGCCTGCAAGCGCTTGAGCTGGTGGCTGCAGCCGGCCGTGCAGAAATCGATGGGCAATCACGTGCTGGGAGCTGGCATCGTCGTCGGCATCTATGCGGTGTCGCTGCTGGTGTGCTCGTGGCTTTAG
- a CDS encoding DUF1330 domain-containing protein, giving the protein MAAFVVVQESIENEAVFNQYRAKAPATIEAYGGKFLARGGNLEVMEGELPHKRLVIIEFPTRQDAIAWYNSSEYQEILPMRLSSSKGIFAVVDGV; this is encoded by the coding sequence ATGGCAGCATTTGTCGTCGTACAGGAATCGATAGAAAACGAAGCTGTTTTCAATCAATATCGCGCAAAGGCGCCAGCGACGATCGAGGCATATGGCGGCAAGTTCCTCGCGCGTGGCGGCAACCTCGAAGTGATGGAGGGCGAATTGCCGCACAAGCGGCTCGTCATCATCGAGTTCCCTACGCGCCAGGACGCGATTGCATGGTACAACTCTTCCGAATACCAGGAAATCCTGCCCATGCGACTCTCGAGCAGTAAAGGCATTTTCGCGGTGGTGGATGGCGTGTGA
- a CDS encoding SH3 domain-containing protein, which translates to MQKKIVIRAIAGGVCLMALSGAAFAQSLAYTNQPVEVYAGPSGEYPVVAQVPPSAQLTVYGCVTDYSWCDVGAPGLRGWVYGEYLDYPYQGTEVPIMTYGLQIGLPIVAFSFGTYWDHYYRGQPWYHDRDRWANHPPPMRGGPPPHGGPPAAGGPAMNPRPVMHGGPQPQPQPGYVHGPMQPQSGYAHGPAQPPGQMKGGPQGQAAVHPGGPSGEHGGEARGGNEDRNHPPDNH; encoded by the coding sequence GTGCAAAAGAAAATCGTCATTCGAGCCATCGCGGGAGGCGTTTGCCTGATGGCGCTGTCCGGCGCGGCGTTCGCTCAATCGCTGGCGTATACAAATCAGCCCGTGGAAGTTTATGCGGGTCCGTCCGGGGAGTATCCGGTGGTCGCGCAAGTGCCGCCGAGCGCGCAGCTTACGGTGTACGGCTGCGTTACCGATTACAGCTGGTGCGACGTCGGAGCGCCCGGACTGCGCGGCTGGGTCTATGGCGAATATCTCGACTATCCGTACCAGGGTACCGAGGTGCCGATCATGACTTACGGCTTGCAGATCGGGCTGCCGATCGTAGCGTTCTCGTTCGGAACTTACTGGGATCACTACTATCGCGGCCAGCCTTGGTATCACGACCGGGACCGGTGGGCGAATCATCCGCCGCCGATGCGGGGCGGTCCGCCGCCGCATGGTGGTCCGCCGGCGGCGGGCGGTCCGGCTATGAACCCGAGGCCAGTCATGCACGGCGGCCCGCAGCCGCAACCCCAGCCGGGGTACGTGCATGGGCCGATGCAGCCGCAGTCGGGATATGCGCACGGGCCAGCGCAGCCGCCCGGGCAAATGAAGGGTGGTCCTCAGGGACAGGCTGCCGTGCACCCGGGCGGTCCGTCCGGTGAGCACGGCGGCGAGGCGCGCGGCGGCAATGAAGACCGCAATCATCCGCCGGATAACCATTAG
- a CDS encoding FAD binding domain-containing protein, whose amino-acid sequence MNLNTITTVKRPANADEIGGWEAGDAWLAGGTWLFSEPQAATHTLIDLEQLDWPALQVSPDGIEIAATCRIIEIYRLACPAEWTAAPLLRECCNALLASFKIWNAATVGGNICMSLPAGAMISLVTALDGTLSLWPRNGQPRVVPALDFVTGNHQNILQAGELLRSIHLPATALARRYALRRASLVKLGRSAALLIGTGGDDGDLLITITASTQRPVQLAFAAIPTAEELRRAIAAAIPDDEYFDDVNGLPEYRRHLTYNFAEQIRVELAQSGSQA is encoded by the coding sequence ATGAATCTGAATACGATCACGACTGTCAAGCGCCCTGCGAACGCCGACGAGATCGGCGGGTGGGAGGCGGGCGACGCCTGGCTAGCTGGGGGCACCTGGCTGTTTTCAGAGCCCCAGGCCGCCACGCATACCTTGATCGATCTCGAGCAACTCGACTGGCCTGCGCTGCAGGTGAGCCCCGACGGGATCGAAATTGCCGCGACATGCCGCATCATCGAGATCTATCGCTTGGCGTGTCCGGCTGAGTGGACGGCCGCACCCTTGCTGCGCGAATGCTGCAACGCGTTGCTGGCTTCGTTCAAAATATGGAACGCGGCGACGGTCGGCGGCAATATCTGCATGTCGCTTCCGGCAGGCGCGATGATCTCGCTGGTCACGGCGCTCGATGGCACGCTCAGCTTGTGGCCGCGCAATGGCCAACCCCGCGTGGTTCCTGCGCTGGATTTCGTCACCGGCAATCACCAGAACATCCTGCAAGCCGGTGAATTGCTGCGCAGCATCCACCTGCCGGCCACCGCGCTCGCCAGGCGTTACGCGTTGCGACGCGCCTCTCTCGTCAAGCTCGGACGCTCGGCCGCGCTGTTGATCGGCACAGGCGGGGACGACGGCGATCTTCTGATCACCATCACCGCGTCCACGCAGCGGCCTGTTCAGTTGGCTTTTGCGGCTATCCCCACGGCGGAAGAACTGCGGCGTGCGATCGCCGCGGCCATTCCCGACGATGAATACTTCGACGACGTGAACGGCCTACCGGAATACCGGCGGCACCTTACCTACAACTTCGCGGAACAGATCCGTGTCGAGCTGGCACAGTCAGGGAGCCAAGCATGA
- a CDS encoding LysR substrate-binding domain-containing protein produces MRETVQPSDLSFFSTLAASGSLSAAARELGLTAAAVSKHLTQMESRAGVPLVNRTTRRMMLTPEGELYLEHARRILDEIDELAELLGSAKKSPTGLLRVNATLGFGRGHVAPAISRFVAKYPQVSVQLQLSVTPPPLTDDAFDVCIRFGEPPDTRVVARRLAANRRLLCAAPSYIASRGMPLTAHDLTRHNCIGIRQGDEAYGVWRLTSGRGASRKTEAVRINGSLTTNDGEIAVKWALEGHGILMRAEWDIKQYVADGSLVPVLPDHDTPNADIFAVYSQRHQMSNRIRAFVEFLACDLGGGAGEFA; encoded by the coding sequence GTGCGCGAAACCGTCCAACCGTCTGATTTAAGCTTCTTTTCGACGCTCGCAGCGTCCGGCAGCCTGAGCGCGGCGGCGCGTGAGCTGGGGCTGACGGCGGCGGCCGTCAGCAAGCATCTGACGCAGATGGAGAGTCGCGCGGGTGTTCCGCTCGTCAACCGGACCACGCGGCGGATGATGCTCACCCCAGAGGGCGAGTTGTATCTGGAACACGCTCGCCGGATTCTTGATGAGATTGACGAACTGGCCGAGTTGCTTGGCAGCGCGAAGAAAAGCCCCACAGGGTTGCTGCGGGTCAACGCAACGCTAGGCTTCGGTCGCGGGCATGTCGCTCCGGCGATTTCGCGTTTCGTAGCGAAATACCCGCAAGTGTCTGTGCAGCTCCAGTTATCCGTGACCCCGCCGCCTCTGACAGACGACGCGTTCGATGTCTGCATCAGATTCGGTGAGCCGCCTGACACGCGCGTGGTCGCACGTCGTCTTGCCGCGAATCGTCGACTGCTGTGTGCTGCGCCTTCCTATATTGCGTCACGCGGGATGCCGCTGACCGCGCACGACTTGACCCGGCACAACTGTATCGGCATCAGACAAGGTGACGAGGCGTACGGTGTCTGGCGTTTGACGTCAGGGCGGGGCGCTTCCCGCAAAACGGAGGCCGTGCGAATTAACGGCAGTCTGACGACGAACGACGGCGAGATCGCCGTGAAGTGGGCGCTCGAGGGGCACGGGATTTTGATGCGGGCCGAGTGGGATATCAAACAGTACGTGGCCGACGGTTCCCTTGTGCCGGTGCTGCCCGATCACGACACGCCGAACGCCGATATCTTCGCGGTCTATTCGCAGCGACATCAGATGTCTAATCGCATCCGTGCGTTCGTTGAGTTCCTGGCATGCGATCTTGGAGGCGGAGCGGGCGAGTTCGCGTAG
- a CDS encoding quinone oxidoreductase family protein, translating to MPFAVVMHAPGDPDVLKFEEVTVPQPQSHEVVVRHTAIGVNFHDAYVRSGLYNTLSLPGVPGIEAAGVVEAIGANVTDFRPGDRVAYVSQSYGAYAEKRVIGQESLVLLPPNVSDEVAAATLLKGLTAQVLVQQVYRVQKDDWVLVHAAAGGVGLLLCQWARHLGARVIGTVSTPRKGEAASRAGCESVIFYRDEDFVPRVLDITAGEGVQVAYDSVGKDTFFGSLQCLAPCGHLANFGQASGAVEQFEVSQLFPKSNSLSRPNIMQHLRTAQKFREAAASLFDALSMGIIRTGQIQSISLRDAAQAHTELESRERTTSLVLKP from the coding sequence ATGCCCTTTGCCGTCGTGATGCACGCCCCCGGCGACCCAGACGTTCTGAAATTTGAAGAAGTCACTGTGCCACAGCCGCAGTCGCACGAAGTTGTCGTTCGTCACACCGCGATCGGTGTCAACTTTCATGACGCGTATGTTCGATCCGGTCTCTACAACACCCTGTCATTGCCTGGCGTTCCTGGCATCGAAGCGGCAGGCGTTGTTGAAGCGATTGGCGCGAATGTCACAGATTTCCGCCCCGGTGACCGTGTTGCTTATGTCTCACAATCCTACGGAGCATACGCGGAGAAGCGTGTCATCGGCCAGGAGAGCTTGGTGCTGCTGCCTCCAAACGTGTCTGACGAGGTAGCTGCCGCAACCTTGCTGAAAGGCCTTACCGCCCAGGTGTTGGTCCAGCAGGTCTACCGCGTGCAAAAAGATGACTGGGTGTTGGTCCATGCCGCCGCAGGCGGCGTCGGCCTGCTTCTTTGCCAGTGGGCGCGGCATCTCGGTGCTCGCGTGATTGGAACAGTAAGTACACCGCGGAAAGGCGAGGCGGCATCCAGGGCCGGCTGTGAATCTGTCATCTTCTATCGTGACGAAGACTTCGTGCCGCGGGTGCTTGACATTACTGCCGGCGAAGGCGTTCAGGTTGCCTATGACTCTGTAGGGAAGGACACCTTCTTCGGCTCACTACAGTGCCTCGCGCCGTGTGGCCATCTGGCCAACTTCGGCCAGGCCTCTGGCGCCGTGGAGCAGTTCGAGGTCTCGCAACTCTTTCCGAAATCAAACTCGCTATCTCGCCCCAACATAATGCAGCATCTCCGCACCGCTCAAAAGTTCCGCGAGGCTGCAGCGAGCCTGTTTGATGCGTTGTCGATGGGCATCATCAGGACCGGTCAAATTCAGTCGATTTCTCTACGGGACGCCGCCCAGGCGCATACTGAGCTCGAGTCTCGGGAGCGGACAACTTCACTGGTACTCAAGCCCTGA